Proteins from one Physeter macrocephalus isolate SW-GA chromosome 16, ASM283717v5, whole genome shotgun sequence genomic window:
- the LOC129392863 gene encoding olfactory receptor 51E2-like, whose amino-acid sequence MRSPGNLVPLLIKWLAFCHSSALSHSYCVHQGVMKLAYADTLPNVVSGLTALLVVMGVDSLLLVLSYTLILPTVLGLASPRESIRVLNTCVSHILAIFVFFIPGITMSMIHHFGRHLPPIVHALVAYVYLLVPPVLNPIIYSVKSKPIREAMLRVLRGKGQS is encoded by the exons ATGAGGAGTCCAGGGAACTTGGTGCCTCTGCTCATCAAATGGCTAGCCTTCTGTCACTCCAGCGCGCTCTCACATTCCTACTGTGTGCACCAGGGTGTAATGAAGTTGGCCTATGCAGACACATTGCCCAATGTGGTCTCTGGTCTTACTGCCCTTTTGGTGGTCATGGGCGTGGA TTCCCTGCTCCTTGTCCTGTCCTACACTCTCATCCTGCCCACGGTCCTGGGGCTGGCCTCTCCCAGGGAGAGCATCCGGGTCCTCAACACCTGTGTCTCCCATATCCTGGCcatctttgtcttctttattcCAGGTATCACCATGTCCATGATCCACCATTTTGGGAGGCACCTGCCCCCCATTGTACATGCCCTTGTTGCCTATGTGTACCTGCTGGTGCCCCCTGTGCTCAACCCCATCATCTACAGTGTCAAGTCCAAGCCCATCAGGGAGGCCATGCTCAGGGTCCTGAGGGGGAAAGGTCAGAGTTGA